One genomic window of Daphnia pulex isolate KAP4 chromosome 10, ASM2113471v1 includes the following:
- the LOC124203465 gene encoding uncharacterized protein LOC124203465 has protein sequence MGLLASSRLCWRHFDEDDIIKGKFILGQFHPQQRWRLKDGAAPKHLLGNNGLQDNRRAALEDLPLNGPVKKKKLQPRCKTITSILGTPISSIVQNQLTTIHHTDRRNGSQLKTKLLCTNALSDSGSSHVMFEDDTLMGYAPVPITTVLTDPGPSQVMFEDDTLIDSVPVPVTSALPDISKHSTVSQTVVIFHFLKLDPGPF, from the exons ATGGGGCTTTTGGCCTCGTCACGCTTGTGCTGGCGTCATTTTGATGAAGATGACATCATTAagggtaaatttattttaggcCAATTTCATCCACAACAACGATGGCGACTGAAAGATGGAGCTGCACCAAAGCATCTTTTAGGTAACAAT ggCCTACAAGACAACAGACGCGCAGCATTGGAAGATTTGCCTCTAAATGGTcctgtgaagaagaagaaactgcaGCCAAGATGCAAAACAATTACGTCAATTTTGGGGACACCTATTTCCAGCATTGTTCAAAATCAGTTAACTACTATTCACCACACAGATCGTAGGAACGGTTCCCAACTTAAAACTAAATTGCTTTGCACAAATGCTCTCTCAG ATTCTGGTTCCAGCCATGTGATGTTTGAAGACGACACTCTGATGGGTTATGCTCCTGTGCCTATAACTACTGTTCTAACAG ATCCTGGGCCAAGCCAAGTAATGTTTGAAGACGACACTCTGATTGATTCAGTTCCTGTGCCTGTCACTTCTGCTCTTCCTGATATTTCAAAACACTCTACAGTGTCTCAAACTGTtgttatatttcatttcttaaaattagaTCCTGGGCCAT TCTAA